One region of Jonesiaceae bacterium BS-20 genomic DNA includes:
- a CDS encoding 2-isopropylmalate synthase — protein sequence MPFHRYADVHSRVEITLIERDWPTHRLLKAPLWVPVDLRDGNQALSEPMDPARKQRFFELMVAMGYKEIEVGYPSASQTDYDFVRLIAETSIAPKDVTIVVFTPARRDLIQRTVASIRGITNEVVIHMYTATAPTWRDIVLGYSQKELKELILRGGRDVLEFAGDLPNVRFEFSPEVFNLTEPDYVLDICDSMTSLWQASPQRPVILNLPATVEAATPNVYADQIEYMHKNLARRDSVILSVHPHNDRGTGIACAELAVLAGAERVEGCIFGNGERTGNVDIATMALNLLTQGIDPMINFSEIDEIRRTVEYCNRIEVHPRHPYVGDLVHTAFSGTHQDAIKKGFNEHRARAASQGISEREATWQVPYLPIDPADIGRSYDAVIRVNSQSGKGGIAYLLENTYGIELPRRLQIDLARQVQQQTDYSGNEIRAEEIWHIFQHTYMQCTADDTGFTLERYETTEFAGRSVTEITLHSKGKTFTSYHEGSGPIEALTVALQAQRVPVDVLHLHQTSIGHGNASDALTVIEYRNGQETRWSAGQAGSVLAASMAAVMSAANSASTAISTSRQ from the coding sequence CTCCTTTGTGGGTGCCAGTTGACCTGCGCGATGGCAATCAAGCGCTTTCGGAGCCAATGGACCCAGCACGCAAACAACGCTTCTTTGAGCTCATGGTGGCCATGGGATATAAGGAAATTGAAGTTGGCTACCCCTCTGCTTCACAAACTGACTACGATTTTGTACGTCTCATCGCCGAAACCTCGATCGCTCCCAAAGACGTAACGATCGTCGTATTTACTCCCGCACGACGTGACCTAATCCAACGCACCGTTGCTTCCATTCGAGGCATCACAAATGAAGTTGTGATCCACATGTACACCGCAACGGCACCCACCTGGCGGGACATTGTGCTCGGGTATAGCCAAAAAGAACTCAAGGAACTGATCTTACGCGGCGGCCGTGACGTACTGGAGTTCGCCGGGGACCTGCCCAATGTGCGGTTTGAGTTCAGTCCTGAGGTGTTCAATCTGACTGAACCCGACTACGTGCTTGATATCTGCGACTCCATGACAAGCCTGTGGCAGGCCAGCCCGCAGCGTCCGGTGATCTTGAATTTGCCGGCGACGGTGGAAGCCGCAACGCCCAATGTGTACGCAGATCAGATCGAGTACATGCACAAGAACCTTGCCCGCCGTGACAGCGTCATTTTGTCCGTACACCCTCACAACGATCGCGGTACTGGGATTGCCTGTGCCGAGCTGGCGGTTCTGGCCGGTGCAGAACGCGTTGAGGGGTGCATCTTTGGTAATGGTGAACGCACCGGGAACGTAGATATTGCAACGATGGCATTAAATCTCCTGACACAAGGCATCGACCCAATGATCAATTTCAGCGAGATCGATGAGATCCGCCGCACTGTCGAATATTGCAACCGGATTGAGGTACACCCCCGGCACCCCTACGTTGGAGACCTTGTCCACACGGCCTTCAGCGGCACGCATCAAGACGCCATCAAAAAGGGCTTCAACGAGCACCGCGCTCGAGCCGCTTCCCAAGGGATCTCCGAACGCGAGGCTACCTGGCAAGTCCCATATTTGCCAATTGATCCCGCTGATATTGGTCGCAGCTATGACGCCGTGATCCGAGTGAACTCACAGTCTGGAAAAGGCGGGATCGCGTATCTTCTTGAGAACACCTACGGGATTGAGTTGCCTCGACGATTGCAAATTGATCTTGCCCGGCAGGTCCAGCAACAAACCGACTACTCTGGCAACGAGATCCGCGCCGAAGAAATCTGGCACATCTTCCAGCACACCTACATGCAGTGCACAGCTGATGACACGGGGTTCACTCTCGAACGCTATGAAACCACGGAATTTGCCGGCCGGAGCGTGACCGAAATAACGCTTCACTCCAAAGGTAAGACATTTACTAGTTACCACGAAGGCAGCGGCCCAATTGAGGCATTAACCGTGGCTCTCCAAGCGCAACGGGTCCCCGTTGACGTTCTCCACCTCCACCAGACCAGTATCGGGCATGGCAACGCAAGCGATGCCCTCACGGTCATCGAATATCGTAACGGCCAAGAAACTCGGTGGTCGGCGGGTCAAGCCGGTTCCGTACTAGCGGCCAGCATGGCAGCCGTCATGAGTGCTGCAAACAGTGCCTCAACAGCGATAAGCACTTCAAGGCAGTAA